The genomic stretch CCAGCGCTCGGCGTCCAGCTTCCACCGCAAGCGAAGCGGTGGTCTGCCCCGGGCTAACCCAACGGCGTTCACGGATACCGCAGCGGCTCGTGATCCACTCCTCGTCCAGCCCGAATCCGGCGGCCAGCTCTGCACTGTGTATGGTGCGCTCAGGGACACTCATACCCCAGCCAGTGATGGACATGCTCGGCACGTCAGGCCACCACACTTACGAGGCGGGTATGGAAAGTACGCAGAGTGGCCCGACCGTCCTCGTTCTCGAAAACTGCAGCATCCACGCCGCTGCCCGGGTTTTCAGTTTGGAACTTGTACAGCCACTCCATGAGATCCATCGAGTCCACGTCTGACACTTCGGCCAATGGGGTGTCCGGATCGATCGCCGAAGCACCGGAGACCTCTTCCAGTTGACGGGCGAAGTCTTCAAGGGTCAAATTCATTCTTCTTTTCTCCAATATGGGCGTCGGATTCGATGGCTGCCTGCCGTTTCATGCAGAGTGCGTAACCGGCAGCACGGGCAATAGTAAACAAGCAGGGCGCAACAGCGCTGCAAAGTCAATCGATCAACTTGATTCGGGGAATTCTAGTGCGCGTTGCGCCTGCGTTGCGATGGTCCAGAAGAGTTGCAGCCGAAATCACTCAAGTCACGCCTCCTTACCCCAGGTCACGCAGGAGAAATTCATGTCAAACGGCAGCGCCAAGATGCAGGATTCTGCAGCACAGTCGAGGGGACACTCGACCCCCCAGCCCTCTGCAACCAGGATCGTCATCGTGGGGGCCGGATTCTCCGGCATCGCGGTTGGAATCCGGCTCCTTCGGTCCGGCCGGACGGACTTTGTCATCCTTGAGCGCGCTGACGAAGTGGGCGGCACTTGGCGGGACAACTCCTACCCTGGAGCCGGCTGCGACATTCCCTCACTTCTGTACTCTTTCTCTTTCGCGCAGAATCCTGGGTGGTCGAACACTTTTGGATCCCAGGACGAGATCTTGGACTACTTAAAGAGCACTGTGGATCGCTTCGGACTGCGGGAACATATCCGCTTTAAAGAGGAGCTGAAGGATGCATCTTGGGACGACGAGACTCGCACTTGGACTATCGCCACGGACAGGGGGAAGCTGATCGCAGATATTCTAGTGCTGGCAACGGGATACCTCAGCGATCCCCAGCTGCCTGATGTCGCGGGAATCGAGGACTTCGGCGGGCCGATGTTCCACACGGCGCAGTGGGACCACGAGGTGCAGCTCGAAGGACGCGATGTGGCTGTGGTGGGCACTGGGGCTTCGGCCATCCAGCTGGTTCCTGCTATTGCTGGAGAAGTCGGCCATCTCACCCTCTACCAACGCACCCCGGCTTGGGTGAATGCAAAACCGGACACTCCAGTCACCGGACGTGAGCAACGTCGCCGTGCTGGCATCCCCGGCTATCAGCGATTCCAGCGCAACATCAACAAATATGGACGTGAGATAATCGCACTGCTGATGTCCAAGCCCAAACTCATTCAGAAGACGCTCCAGCCGCAGATCGAATCCTATCTGGCTGATCAGATCCCAGACGAGGACCTCCGACGCGATCTGACACCTGACTACGTAGTTGGATGCAAGCGGATCCTCTTCTCGAATGAGTACTATCCAGCCCTGCGCCGGGACAACGTGGAGGTGGTACCACACGCGGTAGACACCTTCCGACCCGGTATCGCTGTTGCGGGGGGAGTTGAGCGAAAGCATGACGTGGTTATCTTCGCTACGGGCTTCAGTGCAGTGGACCGAGCAGCAGCCCACCTGATCCGATCGCGTGGTAAGACCCTCTCTTCCGTATGGGCCCACTCCATGAGCGCCTATGTAGGAAGCACAGTGGCAGGATTTCCGAATCTGATCACCATGCTTGGCCCGAACACCGCATTGGGACACCACTCACAGACCGTCATGTTGGAGGCGCAGGCCGACTATCTGGTCGCCATGCTCGAATACATGGAGAAGAACGACTTGGACAGCGTTGAGGTACGTGAGGACAGTCAACGGGAGTACAACAAGTGGCTTGACATGAAGTTGGACGGAACGGTCTGGCAGACCGGCGGCTGTACCAGTTGGTACCAGGACGCCAGTGGCCACAATCCCATCACATACCCCACCTATACCTGGACCTTCCGACGCCACCTCCGACGCTTCCGTCCCGAGCACTACCGGGCAACCACCCCTGAGATCGGGGCACGCGGCATTGATGTTCCAAGACTGCTCACCGTCGCTGCAGAGGATCGCTAAGCCACACCCGGATACCGAAAAACCCACTATTTCCCCACCAGCACTGCCCATAGTAAGGATTCCCCGTGAGCCGAATTACTGACGCCCCCTCCAACTTGCCCCAAATCTCTCGACGTCTTCTTTTCCGCACAGCCGCCACTACGGTGGTCGGCTATTCATTGACAAATGGCTGGATATCGGAGGCCGAGGCCGATGATTCCGAGACGTCGGAGGCCGAGGCAGAGCGTCTATTTCGGCGACTTCCTCGCCTGCAGGGAACTGTTACCCGAGAGGCTGCCGGTTTTATCACCGATTTCGGTCGTGAGATCAGCGCCCAGCCAATAGCTGTGCTGCACCCCGAGGGTACTGAGGATATCGTCGCTATGTCCCGTTTCTGCACGCTTCACGGCATCCCTATGGCGATGAACGGTCAGTCTGGTGAGACCGACAAGCATGAGTCGCACTCCAACTACGGGCAGGCGCTCACCAAGGGAGGCCTTCAAATCAACGCCCGCAAACTCGCCGAAGTCCGCAAGCTGACCGAGGGCACGGCCGTCGTGGGAGCCGGTACCACATGGGCTGAGCTCGTCGAAGCAGCACTGGATACCGGACAGACGGTTGCCACCCTTCCTGACTATCTCAACCTCTCCATCGGAGGAACTGTTTCCGTGGGCGGCGTGGGAGGCAACGTCCAGCGGTTCGGGCTCTGTTCTGACCTGGTGCAGGAAATCGAGATCGTCGCACCGACAGGAATTGTATACAGGGCCAGTCGTCAGCAGAACGCATCACTGTTTAAGGCGGCTCTCGGCGGGGCTGGCCAATATGGTGTCATCACAGAGGTAACGCTGAACCTTGTTCCGGCGCAGGAGATGGCCACAATCATCAGCCTGTATTATTCGTCGTCAGCGGACTACCTACGTGATCAGCGCACGCTTCTTAAAGTAAAAGACCTGCAGCATCACACAGGAGAGTTCATCCGTGTGGAAGATGACACGGAATGGAACTTCAAAATCGACTTGGGCGTCTATCATCCATCGGGGCAGCCTCGCGACCTAGAGGACATACTTTCCGAGCTGAGCGACGACCGTGACCGACGAACCACAGTTACCATGCCATATCACGACTGGGCATTCCGTGTCACGCCTACCATGCAGTCTCTCTCCGAGTCCGGACATCTAGAGATGAAGAAACCATGGGCCAGTTTCCTGATCCCCGGCGACCGGGTGCAAGAGTTCGTGGACTGGGTCTCGCCGCAGATGTCTCAGCAGGATCTCGGTGCCGGTTTGTGTCTTCTCTCCCCGCTGACTCCTGAATCAATCGCCACGGAGATGTTCATGGTGCCGAGCTCCTCAGACGGTCTGGCGTTTTTCTTTGACCTGTTGGCTTTCCCAGACCCTGACACGCCCGACG from Arachnia propionica encodes the following:
- a CDS encoding NAD(P)/FAD-dependent oxidoreductase, producing MGVGFDGCLPFHAECVTGSTGNSKQAGRNSAAKSIDQLDSGNSSARCACVAMVQKSCSRNHSSHASLPQVTQEKFMSNGSAKMQDSAAQSRGHSTPQPSATRIVIVGAGFSGIAVGIRLLRSGRTDFVILERADEVGGTWRDNSYPGAGCDIPSLLYSFSFAQNPGWSNTFGSQDEILDYLKSTVDRFGLREHIRFKEELKDASWDDETRTWTIATDRGKLIADILVLATGYLSDPQLPDVAGIEDFGGPMFHTAQWDHEVQLEGRDVAVVGTGASAIQLVPAIAGEVGHLTLYQRTPAWVNAKPDTPVTGREQRRRAGIPGYQRFQRNINKYGREIIALLMSKPKLIQKTLQPQIESYLADQIPDEDLRRDLTPDYVVGCKRILFSNEYYPALRRDNVEVVPHAVDTFRPGIAVAGGVERKHDVVIFATGFSAVDRAAAHLIRSRGKTLSSVWAHSMSAYVGSTVAGFPNLITMLGPNTALGHHSQTVMLEAQADYLVAMLEYMEKNDLDSVEVREDSQREYNKWLDMKLDGTVWQTGGCTSWYQDASGHNPITYPTYTWTFRRHLRRFRPEHYRATTPEIGARGIDVPRLLTVAAEDR
- a CDS encoding FAD-binding protein, with protein sequence MSRITDAPSNLPQISRRLLFRTAATTVVGYSLTNGWISEAEADDSETSEAEAERLFRRLPRLQGTVTREAAGFITDFGREISAQPIAVLHPEGTEDIVAMSRFCTLHGIPMAMNGQSGETDKHESHSNYGQALTKGGLQINARKLAEVRKLTEGTAVVGAGTTWAELVEAALDTGQTVATLPDYLNLSIGGTVSVGGVGGNVQRFGLCSDLVQEIEIVAPTGIVYRASRQQNASLFKAALGGAGQYGVITEVTLNLVPAQEMATIISLYYSSSADYLRDQRTLLKVKDLQHHTGEFIRVEDDTEWNFKIDLGVYHPSGQPRDLEDILSELSDDRDRRTTVTMPYHDWAFRVTPTMQSLSESGHLEMKKPWASFLIPGDRVQEFVDWVSPQMSQQDLGAGLCLLSPLTPESIATEMFMVPSSSDGLAFFFDLLAFPDPDTPDVDGMFERNRRFYDKVTSLGGKRYIIGAIPGMTKSDWVNHYGSSRYSWLSVFKRIYDPRGVLTPGQRIFS